Proteins encoded by one window of Glycine soja cultivar W05 chromosome 15, ASM419377v2, whole genome shotgun sequence:
- the LOC114387105 gene encoding uncharacterized protein LOC114387105 has protein sequence MHKTTHPCGGTSYPQPQILLNPKNDVVLPPTLEPYHHHRRGHEPPSCMLTRAAAAASSWLRHRRIRYFFLLLCSPLLLIVLCAVLPFLCAAELCLRRRGLWRKILRRGDASDRLRRCEEGCCHEEEQEEEKGLLHRYLEDQLLLVGSMYECGDDDE, from the coding sequence atgCACAAAACTACCCACCCATGTGGGGGCACATCATATCCACAACCGCAGATACTACTAAACCCCAAAAATGACGTCGTTTTGCCCCCGACCCTCGAACcctaccaccaccaccgccgCGGCCATGAGCCCCCGTCGTGCATGCTGACCCGCGCCGCTGCCGCCGCCTCCTCGTGGCTGCGCCACCGCCGGATCCGGtacttcttcctcctcctctgCTCGCCGCTCCTCCTCATCGTCCTCTGCGCCGTGCTTCCTTTCCTCTGCGCTGCCGAGCTCTGCCTCCGCCGCCGCGGCCTCTGGCGGAAGATCCTCCGTCGCGGTGACGCCTCCGATCGCCTCCGCCGCTGCGAGGAAGGGTGCTGCCATGAAGAGGAgcaggaggaggagaaggggcTGTTGCATCGCTACCTCGAAGATCAGCTTCTTCTCGTTGGATCCATGTACGAGTGTGGCGACGATGACGAATAA
- the LOC114386323 gene encoding cycloartenol-C-24-methyltransferase, producing MDLASNLGGKIDKAEVLSAVQKYEKYHVCYGGQEEERKANYTDMVNKYYDLVTSFYEFGWGESFHFAPRWKGESLRESIKRHEHFLASQLGLKPGQKVLDVGCGIGGPLREISRFSLTSITGLNNNEYQITRGKELNRIAGVDKTCNFVKADFMKMPLPDNSFDAVYAIEATCHAPDAYGCYKEIFRVLKPGQCFAAYEWCMTDSFDPQNPEHQKIKAEIEIGDGLPDIRLTAKCLEALKQAGFEVIWEKDLAVDSPLPWYLPLDKSHFSLSSFRLTAVGRLFTKNMVKVLEYVGLAPKGSLRVQDFLEKAAEGLVEGGKREIFTPMYFFLARKPDSDRN from the exons ATGGATTTGGCATCCAATCTCGGTGGCAAGATTGACAAAGCCGAAGTTCTCTCTGCCGTTCAGAA GTATGAGAAGTATCATGTTTGCTATGGAGGTCAAGAGGAAGAGAGAAAAGCTAATTATACCGATATG GTTAATAAATACTATGATCTTGTTACCAGCTTTTATGAGTTTGGCTGGGGGGAATCTTTCCATTTTGCACCCAG ATGGAAAGGAGAATCTCTTCGAGAGAGCATCAAAAGACATGAACACTTCCTTGCTTCACAACTTGGACTGAAGCCAGGGCAGAAG GTTTTGGATGTTGGATGTGGAATTGGGGGACCATTAAGAGAAATTTCTCGATTCAG CTTAACTTCAATTACCGGGTTGAATAACAATGAGTACCAGATAACAAGAGGAAAG GAACTCAATCGCATTGCTGGAGTGGACAAGACTTGCAATTTTGTCAAG GCTGACTTCATGAAAATGCCATTACCAGACAACAGTTTTGATGCAGTGTATGCGATTGAAGCCACTTGCCATGCACCAGATGCT TATGGATGCTATAAAGAGATTTTTAGAGTGTTAAAGCCTGGTCAATGTTTTGCTGCTTATGAATGGTGCATGACCGATTCTTTTGATCCCCAAAACCCAGAGCACCAAAAAATCAAG GCAGAAATTGAGATTGGTGATGGGCTACCTGACATTCGATTGACTGCTAAGTGTCTTGAAGCTCTGAAGCAAGCAGGTTTTGAG GTAATATGGGAGAAAGATCTAGCAGTGGACTCTCCTCTTCCTTGGTATTTGCCTTTAGACAAAAGTCATTTCTCACTGAGTAGCTTCCGTCTAACTGCTGTCGGGCGACTTTTCACCAAAAACATG GTCAAGGTTCTGGAGTATGTTGGACTGGCTCCAAAGGGTAGTCTAAGGGTTCAAGATTTCCTAGAGAAGGCTGCAGAGGGACTAGTTGAAGGAGGAAA GAGAGAGATTTTCACACCAATGTACTTCTTCTTGGCCCGGAAGCCTGATTCAGACAGGAACTAA